A single region of the Heliomicrobium undosum genome encodes:
- the ytxC gene encoding putative sporulation protein YtxC: MSAILSIGASRNLDGLNHRLTQEIRALAGEGWRLSMRQERSNGVHQLTCFLEDHPAGESLDEMTLILRQFGARVLMEWILEVWERELIQKRLRADHPHFNDQERRQISDKAAHILKRKEEVSKEYIMYRIGRNQRILERLVEVLVDYGRIHVDGFLRFRLQDYLQAVADAVDSAVDEYMMEKEYNEFIRLLRYFLEIQESRVQVVHVYLRPGGFQLLDEGGNPVNNEVVDGLSRDYLEHEEISFEDLLISALVTVAPVQVVLHSREEKPVSETLSTIQAVFGDRLHRCPGCEQCQPFTPLRAPKKMQT; this comes from the coding sequence TTGTCAGCCATTTTATCCATCGGGGCGAGCCGCAATCTGGACGGCCTGAATCACCGGCTCACGCAGGAGATCCGGGCGCTGGCGGGGGAAGGTTGGCGGCTCAGCATGCGTCAGGAACGGTCCAACGGGGTTCACCAACTGACCTGCTTTTTAGAGGATCACCCTGCGGGGGAATCTTTGGACGAGATGACCTTGATCCTGCGACAGTTCGGGGCCAGAGTGCTGATGGAGTGGATCTTGGAAGTTTGGGAACGGGAACTGATTCAGAAACGGCTGCGGGCCGATCACCCGCATTTTAATGATCAGGAACGCAGGCAGATTAGCGACAAAGCAGCCCATATCCTGAAGCGCAAGGAAGAAGTGTCGAAAGAATACATCATGTACCGCATCGGTCGCAACCAGCGCATCCTGGAACGCCTGGTGGAGGTGCTGGTCGATTACGGTCGGATTCATGTGGATGGGTTTCTTCGCTTCCGTTTGCAGGACTATCTTCAGGCGGTCGCTGACGCCGTCGACAGCGCCGTTGACGAATATATGATGGAAAAGGAATACAACGAGTTTATCCGCCTGCTGCGCTACTTTCTGGAGATCCAGGAATCGCGCGTTCAGGTCGTCCATGTCTACCTCCGCCCCGGAGGGTTCCAACTGCTAGACGAAGGGGGAAACCCGGTCAACAACGAGGTGGTCGACGGACTCAGCCGTGACTACCTGGAACATGAAGAGATCAGCTTTGAGGACCTGTTGATCAGCGCGCTGGTGACGGTGGCGCCGGTGCAGGTGGTCCTTCACTCACGGGAGGAGAAGCCAGTCAGTGAGACCTTGAGCACCATCCAGGCTGTCTTCGGCGATCGGTTGCACCGCTGTCCCGGCTGTGAACAATGCCAGCCTTTCACACCGCTGAGGGCGCCGAAGAAGATGCAAACATAA
- a CDS encoding ABC transporter ATP-binding protein, producing the protein MIRLVDINMAFGSVQAVKDLNLEIGEGTIFGFVGPNGAGKSTTMLILATLLRPTSGQAFIDGFDVVRQPREARRRIGYMPDFFGVYDNLKAAEYLDFYAACQGIPPVERPGITTRLLTLVDLADKADVYVDSLSRGMKQRLGLARCLVHDPPALILDEPASGLDPRARVELREILKRLREMGKTVLISSHILPELAEMCDDIGILDKGRLVARGSVAAIRSRVQGRRSIRIRLKGQVEPSPVGEQLRSHPAVVGVTADKDEWIVAIDGGDDVQAEVLRGLIEKGLPVLSFAEAGSNLEAIFMEITGEAEG; encoded by the coding sequence ATGATCCGGCTCGTCGACATCAACATGGCCTTTGGCTCGGTGCAGGCTGTGAAAGATCTCAACCTGGAAATCGGCGAGGGAACCATCTTCGGTTTCGTCGGGCCCAACGGGGCCGGCAAGTCGACAACCATGCTGATCCTGGCCACACTGCTGCGTCCAACCTCAGGCCAAGCATTCATCGACGGCTTTGACGTGGTCCGGCAGCCCCGGGAGGCCCGGCGGCGAATCGGCTACATGCCCGACTTTTTCGGGGTCTACGACAACCTGAAGGCAGCGGAATATCTCGACTTTTACGCTGCCTGTCAAGGGATCCCGCCGGTCGAGCGACCGGGGATAACGACCCGACTCCTTACCCTGGTCGATCTGGCCGATAAGGCAGACGTCTATGTAGACAGCCTGTCGCGGGGGATGAAACAGCGGCTGGGATTAGCACGCTGCCTCGTCCATGACCCGCCGGCGCTCATCCTCGATGAGCCCGCCTCCGGGCTGGATCCGCGCGCCCGCGTGGAGCTGCGGGAAATCTTGAAAAGGCTGCGGGAGATGGGGAAAACGGTGCTGATCAGCTCACACATTCTCCCCGAATTGGCTGAGATGTGTGACGATATCGGCATCCTGGACAAGGGCAGATTGGTCGCCCGGGGGAGCGTCGCCGCCATCCGATCGCGGGTGCAGGGGCGACGGAGCATCCGCATCCGCCTGAAAGGCCAGGTGGAACCGTCGCCGGTTGGGGAGCAATTGCGCTCCCACCCGGCCGTTGTCGGCGTGACGGCTGATAAGGATGAGTGGATCGTGGCCATTGACGGCGGCGACGATGTCCAGGCGGAGGTCCTGCGCGGTCTCATTGAAAAGGGCCTGCCGGTTCTGAGCTTCGCCGAGGCAGGCAGCAACCTGGAGGCCATATTTATGGAGATCACAGGGGAGGCGGAAGGATGA
- a CDS encoding ribonuclease H-like YkuK family protein, with protein sequence MLFRGQQGLLPLEQVIQAFQRFSGEYPDARMFLWIGTDSQSHGNTTRVVTSITGYRERKGARSYQYTQVINRRLPLGEKLDFETHMSIEVIGKLRQALNSRLLCWELELHIDGGENGLSRLHLPRVVGWAESLAPVYQYAVRTKPFAVGATRVADRYSK encoded by the coding sequence ATGTTGTTTCGGGGACAACAAGGGCTCCTTCCCCTCGAACAGGTGATCCAGGCTTTTCAACGCTTCTCTGGCGAATACCCGGACGCGCGCATGTTCCTCTGGATCGGCACAGACAGCCAGTCCCACGGCAACACCACCCGCGTCGTCACGTCGATCACGGGCTACCGGGAACGCAAAGGCGCCCGTTCCTATCAATATACACAGGTGATCAACCGCCGTCTTCCCCTCGGTGAAAAGTTGGATTTCGAAACCCACATGTCCATCGAGGTGATCGGGAAACTGCGGCAAGCCCTCAACAGTCGCCTGCTCTGTTGGGAACTGGAGCTACATATCGACGGCGGCGAGAACGGGCTCAGCCGCCTGCACCTGCCTCGGGTGGTCGGTTGGGCCGAGAGCCTCGCACCGGTCTATCAATACGCCGTGCGAACGAAACCCTTCGCCGTCGGCGCCACTCGCGTCGCTGATCGCTATTCGAAGTAA
- a CDS encoding GerD family protein — MTVERGEGMQRLLWLLIIAFLLITGITSCSPQRRPAETQSPQQGQQQGKQGQQGQQGKEKPDYQDMKTMMIDIIKTDEYQQRLARMIRDPEFQAMVLSQDPKFQKTLQEMLRDSKFQENLALVMKEKEVRKSIKETVKESMDDPEIKKKIQAAAKPQEGSKGGGGESGGKEAGQGGGGGGGGE; from the coding sequence GTGACCGTAGAAAGGGGCGAGGGCATGCAGCGATTACTCTGGTTACTGATCATCGCCTTTTTGCTTATCACCGGGATCACCTCCTGTTCCCCCCAGCGCCGCCCGGCGGAAACGCAGTCACCGCAACAGGGGCAACAACAAGGGAAGCAGGGGCAACAGGGACAGCAAGGCAAGGAGAAGCCCGATTATCAGGATATGAAGACGATGATGATCGACATCATCAAGACCGACGAGTACCAGCAACGGCTGGCCCGCATGATCCGCGACCCGGAATTTCAGGCCATGGTGCTCTCTCAGGATCCGAAGTTCCAGAAGACGCTACAAGAGATGCTCCGCGACTCCAAGTTTCAGGAGAACCTGGCCCTGGTCATGAAGGAAAAAGAGGTCCGCAAGTCTATCAAAGAAACCGTCAAGGAAAGCATGGACGATCCGGAGATCAAGAAAAAAATCCAGGCAGCAGCGAAACCCCAGGAGGGTAGCAAAGGCGGCGGCGGTGAAAGCGGCGGCAAGGAGGCCGGTCAGGGCGGCGGCGGGGGCGGCGGCGGAGAGTAA
- a CDS encoding ABC transporter permease encodes MITRLKGLSPLLAKELAERMRARRTPWVIALYLVLMGGIVLAVIHLETSGDGYFNPRRSRDFFTLLAAAQLAMVALITPGLTAGAISGERERQTLNLLLTTQLTPFGIVVNKFLSAIAFIILLILAALPVYSVVFLYGGVSPGEIGRMLLFFLVTIMGFGSLGILTSTVIRRTSMATTTAYGVLFAYTAGTLIAGALAERFYMQALRTTAEFTPSLPARPPLLPHFLQSINPIPIVFRLFQPPERWGAPGMQLPDPYFIYLAFWVILSALLLFSAGYLLTPGRRPLFLRGRDVGSR; translated from the coding sequence ATGATCACTCGACTCAAGGGGCTCTCGCCGTTGCTCGCCAAGGAACTGGCGGAACGGATGCGCGCCAGGCGGACGCCCTGGGTGATCGCCCTCTATCTGGTGCTGATGGGGGGGATCGTCCTTGCTGTGATCCACCTGGAAACAAGCGGCGACGGCTACTTCAACCCTAGAAGGAGCCGGGACTTCTTTACCCTGCTGGCGGCGGCGCAGTTGGCCATGGTGGCGCTGATCACGCCCGGGCTCACGGCCGGCGCGATCAGCGGTGAGAGGGAACGGCAGACCCTCAATCTGTTGCTGACGACACAACTGACCCCCTTCGGCATCGTCGTCAACAAGTTCCTGTCAGCCATCGCCTTTATCATCCTGCTCATCCTGGCGGCCTTGCCGGTCTATTCGGTCGTCTTCCTCTACGGCGGCGTATCACCAGGGGAAATCGGCAGGATGCTGCTTTTTTTCCTGGTCACCATCATGGGTTTCGGCAGCCTCGGGATCTTGACTTCGACCGTGATCCGCCGGACCAGCATGGCCACGACGACCGCGTACGGTGTCCTCTTCGCCTATACAGCGGGAACGTTGATCGCTGGGGCCTTGGCGGAACGCTTTTACATGCAAGCGCTGCGAACAACGGCCGAGTTCACTCCGTCCCTGCCGGCGAGACCGCCGCTGTTGCCCCACTTCCTTCAATCGATCAACCCAATCCCGATCGTCTTTCGGCTCTTCCAACCACCTGAACGCTGGGGGGCGCCGGGGATGCAGCTTCCCGATCCCTATTTCATCTACCTGGCCTTTTGGGTGATCCTTTCGGCTTTGCTGCTATTCAGCGCCGGTTATCTGCTGACGCCGGGACGACGACCGCTCTTCCTGCGGGGGCGGGACGTTGGGAGCCGCTGA
- a CDS encoding GTP pyrophosphokinase yields MELSVAELDNMLVTYRQMEVELRVKLESLRAPLEAKYGRPVILFIESRTKKAKSLIEKARRYGWPVNGEINNHIKDIAGLRVIVQHLDDIARVVSILKNRRDLRLVNEKDFIRSAKPSGYRSHHLIVEYDMYTADGAVSLFAEIQVRTVGQHFWAVLQHSMMYKYGLEVPAHIAENLRLIAEETNKADEKMMVMRQAVSKDLETDQIRAYARHLAGILRRLEAPMSKSLAVDPAHHFETMTILELSFQLGRRGMHPQSLRPQELARCSCCKAPFLLHEEVRAILPRIDHVQSISDPVRLCNVCYSLVLPILRWELAPAVENSRQQRELEEAGHLNRKFQQFYGEKIQTPLLTRLQKASVLMGEHLTVCPANLNVGAVTLLKAKLGDGLSVQVASDWDPQNAELENLSFYFKVNYRVVGRLAVTYHYPEIEWDEFHEPELVEPESFGYDELELERIFTQIDGTLREMRGALRASAGG; encoded by the coding sequence GTGGAACTATCCGTTGCCGAGTTGGATAACATGCTGGTCACGTACCGGCAGATGGAAGTGGAACTGCGCGTCAAGCTCGAATCGCTCCGGGCGCCCCTGGAAGCGAAATACGGGCGGCCCGTCATCCTCTTCATCGAGAGCCGTACGAAAAAAGCAAAAAGCCTGATCGAAAAGGCGCGCCGCTACGGTTGGCCCGTCAACGGGGAAATCAACAACCACATAAAAGACATCGCCGGCTTGCGGGTGATCGTGCAACACCTTGACGACATCGCGCGGGTGGTGTCGATTCTCAAAAATCGCCGCGACCTGCGCCTGGTCAATGAAAAGGACTTTATCCGCTCCGCAAAGCCGAGCGGTTACCGGAGCCATCACTTAATCGTCGAGTACGATATGTACACGGCTGACGGCGCTGTCTCCCTCTTCGCCGAGATCCAGGTGCGGACAGTGGGCCAGCACTTCTGGGCCGTTTTGCAACACTCCATGATGTATAAATACGGCCTGGAGGTTCCCGCCCACATCGCCGAAAACCTGCGGCTGATCGCCGAAGAGACGAACAAGGCCGATGAGAAGATGATGGTCATGCGCCAGGCCGTTTCGAAGGATTTGGAGACAGACCAGATCCGCGCCTATGCGCGTCACCTGGCAGGCATCCTGCGACGCCTGGAAGCCCCCATGTCCAAAAGCCTGGCCGTTGACCCTGCCCATCACTTTGAGACGATGACCATCCTCGAATTGAGCTTTCAGTTGGGCCGTCGCGGGATGCACCCCCAGAGCCTGCGCCCGCAGGAACTGGCCCGTTGTTCCTGTTGCAAGGCGCCCTTCCTGCTCCATGAAGAGGTGCGGGCCATCCTGCCCCGCATCGATCATGTCCAATCGATCTCCGATCCTGTCCGGCTATGCAACGTCTGTTACTCGCTGGTGCTGCCCATCCTGCGCTGGGAACTGGCGCCGGCGGTAGAGAACAGCCGCCAGCAACGGGAACTGGAGGAGGCAGGCCATCTCAACCGAAAGTTTCAACAGTTTTATGGGGAAAAAATTCAGACGCCCCTGCTGACGCGGCTGCAGAAAGCGTCCGTTCTCATGGGCGAACACCTGACGGTCTGCCCGGCAAACCTGAATGTGGGCGCCGTCACCCTGCTGAAGGCCAAACTGGGTGACGGGCTGAGCGTCCAGGTTGCTTCCGACTGGGACCCCCAAAACGCGGAACTGGAAAACCTCTCCTTTTACTTCAAGGTCAATTACCGGGTTGTGGGCCGGTTGGCCGTCACCTATCACTACCCGGAAATCGAGTGGGACGAATTCCACGAACCAGAACTGGTGGAACCGGAATCTTTCGGGTATGACGAGCTTGAACTGGAAAGGATTTTCACGCAGATCGACGGCACGCTCCGGGAAATGCGCGGGGCGTTGCGGGCCAGCGCGGGCGGTTGA